Below is a window of Deinococcus multiflagellatus DNA.
AAGCCGGAAAGAGCCGCGCCTCCTGGCCCCCCAGAAAGCGCTGCACATATCGGGTCTGGCCCCGGACCCACAGGCCGCTGGCGACCTCACCCACCGGGGGCGCGGCGGCCAGACAATCGCAAGCATGAGTGGAAACAGACATAGTCGGCCTCAGGGTGTCATGGAAGCTCTGTAAGAATTCTTTCAGAAACTGACCCGGCGCACGGCTGGCGAAGGGGCATGAAGCGTGGTGGGCAGAGGCGGTCTCCCTGAGCATACTGGGGCCGCCACCCCCGCCGCTGCTGTCTTGGGGAAGCCTAAATGGAGCGCGCTGTGGAGGCGCCAGGCGAGGGCTACGGTGGCTCCCGGTGTGCGCGCGGTCTGGGGAGCCCTCGCGCTTATCCCGGTGGGTGGGCCGCGTGCGTGACCGTCGTCTGCCCGCTGTGCAATTGGTCGCGCCCGGCCCCCTTGGCCGCGAAGAGGCGCTGGTCGGCCAAGCGCAGCAGCGCAGTGATCTCGGGGGCTTCGGCCAGGGTGGCGTGCCCCGCGCTGAGGGTCACGCCCAGCCCCGGGGCCAGTTGCAGGGCGCGCACACCGCGCAGCGCGCGTTCCAGCACCGCCCGGGCCTCGCTGGGGCTCAGGTCGGCCAGCACCAGCAGAAACTCCTCGCCCCCCCAGCGCACCACCACGTCACCTGCGCGCAGGTGGGCCCGCAGGGTCTGGGCCACCTGCGCCAGCGCCTCGTCGCCCTGCTCGTGGCCGCGCGTGTCGTTGATGCGCTTGAAATGGTCCAGGTCGCACAGCGCCACGCTCAGGCGCTCGGGGCGCGCCGCCCACTGCTCGGCCAGGGCCAGCAGCTCGCTGTGCCCGGCGCGGCGGTTCAGGCACCCGGTCAGGGGATCGGTGGCCGCCAGGGCCGCGAGGCGCACGCCCCGCGCCCGCTCGCCCGACACCACGCGCCCGTGCACCGTCAGGTACCACGTCAGCGGCAGCACCAGGCCGGTCAGCAGCAGTCCCGGCACATCCGGCGCGCGGCTGAACGTGGCGGCCAGCACCAGCAGCACGTAGGCCGGCCCCACCAATAGCGCGGCGCCGCGCGCGGGCAGCCAGGTGTAGGCAAAGAGCGCCAGCAGCACCATGTGAATCAGCACGCCCGAGGTGATGGGCCGCGCGGTGCGAATCACGCTGGCCAGGTTCAGCACCAGCCACAGCGCCACGGCCCCCACCACCAGCTTTTGCAGGGTGCCCAGCGCCAGGGCGCGCACGCGGGTCAGCACCAGCAGGGTCAGGGCAAACCCCAGGCCCAGGTCGGCCTGCAGGGCGCGCGGCCACTGGTCCGGCTGCGCGTGCAGGTGCAGCGAGGTCGCTGCCTGCATCAGCACTGCCAGAAGCGCCAGCGCCGACATGAAGTCGCGCTGCTGGCGCTCGCTCAGGCTGACCCCGCCGCTGGCCTCACGCTGCATTGCGGCACTGTAAAGCATGGGCCGCCGCGCCCGGACGGGAAACAGGTGAGCGTTTTCCAGACATGCGCCGGCCCACAGGGGGTAGGCTGGGCCCACCCATGCCCCGCCCTGCCTGCGCCCCGCTGCTGAGCCTGCTGCTGCTGTCCTCCTGTGCACCCACCATTCAGACCGGAACCGGCCCAGTGCGGGTGGTGGGCAACGTGGTGGCGGCCGCCTCGCCGCACGTGTCCGGCGACACGCTGAGGGACGCTGACCTCGCCGCCGTTGCGCCGGGCACCTACGTCACCTTCTCCGCCTGCCAGTTGTCCGGGGTACCCATTGAGGACGTCCGGGCCGCCGGGCTGGCTGCGGCGCGCGCTGCCTGCGCCGCTTCCCTGGGGCAACTGTGGGGCGGCGTGACGGTGCTGTCCGTCCTGGCGCTGCCGCTGGTGGCCGTGGTTGTCTGGTTCTTCGTGCAGCTCCTGAAGCTGATGACCTTCAGCGCGTAGCGGGCGCAAGTTCCAGCAGCATGCGGTGGGCCAGCCCCCGCCCGGACGCCAGTTGCCACGCGCGCCGCCCATCGCCCGCCTGCACCGCCGCCATGAAGCGCTCGTCTTGCGCCAGCGTGGTCAGCAGCCAGAAGTCGCCCCAGACCTCCAGGCCCCAGGCGCGGCGCATGGCGCGCGACGCCGCCTCCCACACCGGCTCCGAAAGGTGCTCCAGCGGCGCAATGAAGTGCAGTTCGCCGTCGGTGCCGGGGGTGCGCGCCACCACGCGCTGGTACTCGGCCCGCTCGCGCTGGCCCATGCTTTCCCAGGTCTCGGCGGCGCAGTAGCGGGCCGGCAGCGCGCTGAAGGTGTCGCGGCAGCGCGTGGGGCGGGCGTCGTAGCGGCTGCAGCCGCCCGTGGCGCGGTCCAGAATGGGACAAAAGCCAATGTGCAGGCGGTGGCGGCGCACATATTCGTCCTCGTTCGGGGCGGTGCGGGCGTTGGCCACCGCCGCGCGGGCGTGGGCCTCCACGGCGCGGGCGAGTTCTGCGTCCAGCGTCCCGGCCATGATCCGCGCCTCGGCCAGGCTGACGCGAATGGGCATGGTGCAGCAGGCGGTGCAGCCCGCGCCGCAGTACACCTGACCGCCGCGCTGGGTATAGCCCGACAGCCAGGTGCGGGCCTGCTGCCCGTAGCGCGCGTAGGCCTGCTGCACCGCCGCGGCGACGGGGTCGGGAAAGGAAGCGGAAGAGGTCATGCGGCGCAGGGTAGCGCGGGTATACTACGGCCAACGTGTTCCGACGCCCCAGAACCCCCCAGCCGCCTGGTTCCGCCGAAGCGCGCGCTTCGGTGCCCAGTGAAAGCCCCGATGTCACGCGGGTTATTGCCGATCTGCTGGCCCGCCCCACCCAGGAGGGCATTCTGGAAGGCGCGCTGGCGTACGCCGCGACCCTGATGGGGGGCAGCGTGCAGGGCTTTGCCATCGTGCGCCGGGGCCAGGACCGGGTGGCGGCGGTGCTGGGCTACCCCAAGACGCTGCTGGGGGTGGCCCTGGGCGGGCCCTGGGCCTCCATGCGCCCGCGCGTGCTGACCGACGGCGCCCGCGAACTGTACGAGGGCAGCCCCCCCGAGGCTGCGCCGCTGCTGGACGAGGCCGGCATGAAAGCCGTCACCCTGTCCCTGGTGGTGCCGCTGACCGTGCGCGGGCGCAACCTGGGCGCCCTGGTGCTGGACCGCACCAGCGAGGGCGGCTTGCCCCCCGCAGCCCAGGAGGCGGTGACCAAGTGGGCGGCGGCCGTGGCGCCCCTGATGGGCGTGCTGGAAGGCCGCGAGGAGTGGCGCGCGGCCTCGCGCCAGCTGACCGGCGCCCTGGTGGAAGCCGTGGAAAGCGGCGAGTTCGACGCCCTGGGCCACGCGCAGTCGGTGACTGACCTGAGCCTGAAACTGGGCAGGCTGGTGGGCCTGACCGAACGTGAACAGGAAGAGCTGTGGTACGCCGCTATGCTGCACGACATCGGCAAGATTCACGGCGAGCAGGGCCACGCGCAGGTGGGGGCCAACTTTCTGCACGGCGTGCCGCACCTGGCCGAGGCCATGAAGGCCGTGCGCCACCACCACGAACGCTGGGACGGCCAGGGCGAACCCGACCGGCTGGCCGGCGAGGACATTCCGCTGTACGCCCGTATTCTGGCGGTGGCCAACTCTGCCGTGCGCATGGGCGGGCCGGACCGGGTGAAGGGTCAAGCGGGCAAGGCACTGGACCCCCGGCTGGTGGGCCTGCTGGAGAAGCTGCCACAGTGAAACGCGCCCGGCGCGGGGGGGGCCCTTGACCCTGCGGCCTGCTCCCACTGGCGACGCGCCCCCGTCGCGCTTTCCGGTGCTCGAAGCCCGCTACGGGCCGCTGAGCCCCATGGACTCGGGCATGCAAAGCCGCGTGTACGCCACCGCCGATGGCCAGACGGTGGTCAAGGTCTACCGCAACCACCAGGGCGACCACTGCACCGAGGCCGCCAATATGCGCCGCGCCGGGCTGGGCGCCTGGGTGCTGGACGCCACCGAGGCCGACGGCGTTGAGGTCCTGGTGCTGCGCCGCTTTCCGGGCCGCCCCCTGCGCCGCCCGGACCTGCCCCGCGCCCTGGGGCCCCTGCGCGCGCAGCTGGCGGCCCTGCACCGCGAGCCGGTGGGCACCGTGAACCTGGGCCGGGTGCACGAGCGCCTGCGCCGCTTCCGCAGCGCCCTGGCCGCTTACCCGCTGGGCGACCTGTTCGACGCCGTGGAAATCCCGCTGGAACGCGGCCTGCTGGCGGGCCCGGCGGCCTTCTGCCACCTGGACCTGTGGCACGACAACATCCTGTTTCACCCCGAACAGGGCGAGGTGCTGATCATCGACTGGACCAAAGCGGGCCCCGATGATCCGCTGCGCGACCTCGCGCTGCTGAAAACCGGCACCCTGGACCTGCTGCCCCCCGACGAGAGCCTGCAGGCCGCCCTGTCCTTTCTGCCGGACCACGCGCCCGCCACCCTGACGCGCTACCGCGCCTACCTCGCCATGACCACCCTGCACGACCTGTACTGGTTCCTGATGAACGAGCCCTACGAGTTCGAAGGCCAGCGCGATGCCAAGGTGCCCCGGGCCCGCCACGCCCTGGCCCGGCTGCCCGCATAGCGTGCGTGCCCGGTATGGTGTGGGCATGGTTACGGTTGTTTCCCATCCCCTGGTGCAACACAAGCTGTCGGTCATGCGCGACGTGCGCACCGGCGTCAAGGAATTTCGCGAACTGGCCGGCGAACTGAGCCTGCTGCTGGCCTATGAAGCCATGCGCGACCTCGAACTGGCCCCCGAGCGCCTGAGCACGCCCATCACGGATGCCGACTTTCCCATGCTGAGCGGCAAGAAGCTGGCCCTGGTGGCCATCCTGCGCGCCGGGCTCGTGATGACCGACGCCATTACCCAGCTGGTGCCGGCCGCCAAGGTGGGCCACATTGGCCTGTACCGCGACCCCGAAACGCTGGCGCCCGTGGCCTACTACAACAAGCTGCCCGCCGACATTGCCGAGCGCCGTGTGTTTCTCACCGACCCCATGCTGGCCACCGGCGGCAGTGCCAGCGCCGCCATCGCCTTTCTGAAGGAGGCCGGGGCCACCACCATCAAGCTCATGTGCATCCTGGCCGCCCCCGAAGGCATTGCCGTGATTGAGCGCGACCACCCGGACGTGGAAATCGTGGTGGCGGCGGTGGACAGCCACCTCAACGACCACGGGTACATCGTCCCCGGGCTGGGCGACGCCGGGGACCGGATCTACGGCACAAAGTAAGCTCGGGGCAGGTCAGCACCCTCACGGCCTGCCCCCCACCTTCCGGGTGACGCCCAGCGGCACCTGAGCCGTTACACTTGGGGCCGTTTATGGACGCATTGCAGGCGCTGGCCGCACAGCTGGGAATCGCCGACCTTCGGGGGCGGGGCTTTCTCAGCGTACTGATCACTTTTGTCACGGCCGGGCTGTTTACCTGGTTCTTTATTCCGCGTCTGCGCGCCTTTGCCATGCAGGTGGGCTGGGCCGACCAGCCCAACGAGCGGCGCCTGAACAAGACCCCGCTGCCCAATGCCGGCGGGCTGGCGATCTACGGCGGCTTTCTGGTCAGCATCATCGTGGCCTGGGCGCTGCGGCCCATCGCCGTGGACCTCGTGAACATTCAGGTGCTGGCGATTTTGCTGGGGGCCACGCTGCTGGTGCTGGTGGGCTTTATTGACGACCAATACGGCCTCTCGCCGCTGTCCCGGCTGGTGGTGCAGACCTTGGCGGCCGTGCTGCTGCTGGTCAACGACCTGCGGGTGGACCTGAACGCCATTCCGTTCATGCCGGACCTGCCGGCCCTGATCAACCAGCCGCTCAGCACCCTGGTCACCATTCTGTGGGTGGTGGGCCTGACCAACGCCGTGAACCTGCTGGACGGTGTGGACGGCGTGGTGGGCGGCGTGGCTTTTGTGGCCAGTTTCGTGCTGCTGGCCACCGCCGCCCAGTTTCCGGACCGCGCGGCGGCGGTGGTGCTGCTGGCCGGTCTCTCGGGCGCGGCCCTGGGCTACCTGCGCCACAACTTCAACCCCAGCCGCATCATCATGGGCGACGCGGGCAGCACCCTCTTTGGCTATACCCTGGCTGCCGTGAGCCTGCTGGGCACCCTGAAGGTCAGCGCCGGGGCCAGCCTGCTGGTGCCGCTGATTGTGCTGGCACTGCCCCTGCTGGACACCACGCAGGTGGTCATTGGCCGCCTGGCACGCGGTATCCGCAACCCGCTGCGCCACCCGGACAAGACCCACATCCACCACCGCGTGCTGGCCCGCACCGCCAGCGCCCGGCGCACCGCGGTGATTCTGTGGCTGGTGGCGTTGGCCTGCGGCGCGGCCGGCATGTCCCTGCAGGGCCTGCGCCCCGAGGCCATTGGCGGCACCGTGCTGGCCGCCGCCCTGTGCCTATTTTTCGTGGCCTACCGCCGCATTCGCGCGCAGAACCTGGAAGACGCGCGGGAAGGAAACGCATGAAGCAGATCGTCTTGGCCTTCGGCACCCGCCCCGAAGCCACGAAAATGGCCCCGGTGTACACGGCGGTCCAGGCCCAGAGTGGCCTGCACCCCCAGATTCTCTCGACCGGCCAGCAGCGCCAGATGCTCGACGGCGCCCTGGCGGTCTTCGGGTTGACCCCCGACCGCGACCTAAACGTGATGACCGAGCGCCAGACCCTAGCCGACCTGACCGCCCGCATCGTGCCCCAGGCGGGCCGGGTGCTGCGCGAGATGGGCGCGGATATGGTGCTGGTCCACGGCGACACCACCACCTCGTTCTGCGTGGCGCTGGCGGCCTTTTACGAGGGCATTCCGGTGGGGCACGTGGAAGCGGGCCTGCGCAGCGGCAGCCTGAAAGAACCCTTTCCCGAGGAAGCCAACCGCCGCCTGACCGGGGTGCTGTCCACCCTGGACTTTGCCCCCACCCCCGGCAGCCGCGCCAACCTGCAGCGCGAGGGGAAGGCCGATACGGGCATTTTTGTTACCGGCCAGACCGCCGTGGACGCCGTGCGCGAGGTGGCCGGGCGCGTGCCCCTGCGCCCAGAGTGGCGCGCGCGGGTGCAGGCCGGGCAGCCACTGGTGACCGTCACCATGCACCGCCGCGAGAACCAGCCCATGATGCGCGAGATGGCCCAGGCCCTGGCCCGCGTGGCGCAGGCCCACCCGGACCACCACTTCATCTACCCCGTGCACCTCTCGCCCGCTGTACAGGAGGCGGTGCGCCCGGTGCTGTCCGGCGTGCCCAACTTTGAATTGACCGAGCCCCTGGACTACAGCGACATGGCCCCCCTGATGGCCGCCTCCAAACTGCTGGCCACCGACAGCGGCGGCCTGCAGGAAGAGGGGGCGGCCCTGGGCGTGCCCGTGGCCGTGCTGCGCAACGTCACCGAGCGCCCGGAGGGGCTGGAAGCCGGCGTGCTGACCCTGGCGGGCAACGACCCCGCGCGCCTGGAAGCGGTGCTGAGCGGCCTGCTGGACAGCGAGGCCACCCTGACCGCCATGAAAATGGCCCGCAATCCCTACGGCGACGGCCACGCTGGAGCGCGCATCGCCTCGGCCATCGCGTGGCACTTTGGCCTGCAAGAGCGCCCCGCCGACTGGCGCTGAAACCAAATCCGATTGGACCAAAGGTGCGGACAGTCTCAACATGCTGTACGGCGCTGCTCGTGTGCTTACTCCTCCCCCCTGGCGGGGGAGGTTGGGAGGGGGGCAGCGGGTCCAGCGGCGTCGCAGGGTGAGCGCGGCGTGCGGTGCCACCCTTGCGCCAGCATGAGGCTGTTTTTCTAGGAGACTCACCTCATCCGCTCCAGAATCACCGAGAAGCTCGGCCCTGGGGTCCGCTCTGAGGGATCGGTGCGCTAGAGAGGACCCATCTAAAGGCAGGGCGCCCAGCGCCAGCCTGCGCGGCCCCTGGGCTACACTGGTGCTCCATGCCCGCGTTCGATACGCCCCTGGCCCTCGTCGGTTACGCCCCCCAGGCAGCGCGCGCCCTGCGCGACCTGGGGCTGGTGGCCGTGTCGGTGCCCACCGACGACCCCGCCAGCGTGCTGGAGGCCTGCCGCGCCCTGCGCTTTACCGGCGCGCTGGTGCACGCCAGCCAGCAGGCCAGCACCTTTGAGAAGGTGACCCCCGACAGCGCGGCCCGGCGGGTGGGCCGGGTGGACGCCGTGGCCTTTACCGCCGGCCTGCACGGCACCTTTGCCGAGGCCGACGCCCTGACGGATGTGCTGCACGACAGCGGCTACGCCTCGCGCGGGGCCAGCGCCGTGCTGCTGGGCCAGCACGCGCCAGATCTGGCCCTGGCCTTGCCCCTGGCCCGGCTGGGCTTTACCGAACTGGGCGTGGTGGCCGCCAGCGCCCCGGACGCCGAACGCGCCGCCCGCGACGTCCCCGCCGGGGTGCGCGTCTATCCCCTCAGCCGCCGTGACCCCAGCGTAACGGACCTGGCCGGCCGCGCCGACCTGATCGTGCTGACCGGCGGCGACCTGCCCCACGGGCTCGTGCAGCCCTACCACACGGTGATTGACCTGACCGGCCACGCGAACGTGAGCGGCACAGGCGCCAGCAGCCTGGACCTGCGGCCCCTCCCCCTGCGCCGGCTGGCCCGCCAGCTGGCCCACGCCACCGGGCAGCGCTTTCATCCCCAGGAACTGGAAGGGGCTCTGCACGCGCTGGACTAGGGATGTGGGCCGTGGGTTGTGGGATGTAGGCAAAGCAGAAGCCCCCTCCTGACTACGCGGAGGGGGCGAAAACTTAAAGAGCGTCTACTGGGTGCTTCTGGGGTCCAGCACGTCGCGCAGGCCGTCGCCCAGCAGGTTAAAGCCCAGCACGGTCAGGAAAATCGCCAGCCCCGGGAACACCATGGTCCACGGCGCGTCCAAGTAGAGACGGCGGCTGTCACTAATCATGGTCCCCCATTCCGGCAGGGGCGGCTGCGCGCCAATGCCCAGGAAGCCCAGGGCCGCCACCTCAATGGTGGCCGTAGCAATGCTCAGGGCAGACTGCACAATCAATGGCGAGAGGCTGTTGGGCAACACGTGGCGAAAGATCATGCGGCCCTGGGTGGCGCCCAGGGCGCCCGCCGCCTGCACGAACTCTCGTTCACGCACCGAGAGCACCACCCCGCGCGCCAGCCGCAGATACACCGGCACCTGCACCAGAGAGACGGCGAGCATGGCCGTGACGAGTTGCGGGCTTTTCAGGGCAAAGAGGCGGTCCAGGCCGGCAATCAGCAGCGGTGGATTGTCACTGGAGAAAATACTGGCAAACCCGATGGCCAGCAGAATGCTGGGAAAAGCCAGCATCACGTCCGTGAGGTAGCCCAGCACCGAATCCAGCCAGCCACCAAAATACCCCGCCAGCACGCCCAGTAGCGAACCCAGAATCAAGGCGAGCACGGTGCTGACCACCCCCACCTTTAAGCTGATCTGCGTGCCGTGCAGCACCCGCGTCATGACATCGACGCCGCGATCAGCGGTGCCGAAAGGTGCGGCCCAGAGATTGACCTTGCCGGAGACCGGGTCTTTGTAGATTTCGGCCACTTCTTTGTTCCACAGCGCAGCGACCGAGGGAGGTTTGTTGTTCAGCCGGTAACGATTTTGCTCGGTGAACGGGTCATAGGGTTTGATGACGTTGGCGAACACAGCCAGGAGCACGAACAGGGCCACGATGATCGCGCCGACCTTACCAGGGGTGGAGCGCCGGAAGCGGCGCCAGAAAATGCTCTCTTGCTTGCGTTTGGTGACAGGAACGGTTGCGGTTGTCATGTCTTTACCAGTTCCTTTCAGTTGTACTGAATGCGGGGGTCCAGGGCCGCGTAGCTCAGGTCCACAATCAGGTTGGCGAGGCTGACCACCAGGGCGGCAAAAATCACGCCGCCCTGAATAATGGGATAGTCACGCTGGCTGATGGCGTCGTACACCCACGAGCCGATGCCGGGCCAGGAGAAAATGGTTTCGGTCAGGACCGCGCCGCCCAGCAGCGCGCCTGCTTGCAGGCCAATGACCGTCACCACCGGCAGCAGCGCTGTGCGCAGCGCGTGCTTGAGGGTGACGCTGCGCGGTGGCAGGCCTTTGGCCCGCGCCGTGCGCACGTAATCCTGCCCCAGCACGTCGAGCATAGAGGAGCGGGTAATCCGCGCGATGATCGCCAGCGGAATACTGCCCAGCGCAATGGCCGGCAGAATAAGGTGGCGCAGGGCGTCCCAGGCAGCCGCTGTCTGCCCACGGAGCAGGGCGTCCAGGATGTAGAACCCAGTGATGGGCTGAATATCGTAGTCCGCCCCCAGGCGGCCACTGGGCGGCAGCCAGCCCAGCTTCACGGCAAAGAAGTACGACAGCAGCAGGCCCAGCCAGAACACCGGCATGCTGACGCCCAGCAGGGAAATGGTGGTGGCGAGGTTGTCCCAGATGCTGTTGCGCCGCAGCGCCGCCAGAATGCCGGCGGGCATGCCGATCAGCAGGGCGAAGAGCAGCGCCGCGACGCTCAGCTCGGCGGTGGCAGGAAAGCGGGCCTTCAGGTCATCCAGCACCGGAATATTGCTTTTGATGCCCGCGCCCAAGTCGCCTTGAAGTAGTGCACCCATATACCTGGGGTACTGGGCGTCCAGGGGGTTGGCCGGATTGAAAAACCAGGGCTTGTTCAGCCCCAGCTGCTCTCGCAGGGCCGCCGCCGCTTCGGGCGTGGCGCGTTCGCCCAGCATGGCCACGGCCGGGTCGCCGGGAATAGAGCGCACAAAGACAAACACCACCAAACTGATGCCCAGCATGACCAGCACGGTCCGCAGCAGGCGGCGAATCAGGTAACTGCCCAAAGCAGACCTCCAGACAAACAGGAAAGAAGCGGGAAACCGGACCGCGCCGGGGGAAAGCCAGCGCAGGCAAACAGGAAATCAGTATTGGCGCACAGTGTAGCGGGTCTCACGGCTCTGGCACGCCCTGTCCCACCAGCAAAGACCGCGCCCCAGCAAGGAGGCGCGGCCGTGCAGGCAAGACTTACTTCTTGCCAGAGACGGAAATGGTGTTAAACGCCTCGCTGCCCAGGGGGCTGGGAATCCAGCCCTTGACGTAGGTGCGCGCGGCGGCCAGCGGGTTGGAGTGCACCATGGGAATACGGTACGCGGCGTTGTAGGTCAGCTCGTGCAGCTGCTGGTATACCTTGGCCTTGGCGGCCTGGGTGGCAGCGGCGCGGCCCTGCTGCAGCAGCGTCTCGACGCCCGGGGGGTTCCAGTTGATGTCGTCGCTGGCGTTGGCGCCGTAGTACGCCCCGTAGAAGTTGTCCGGGTCGCCGTAGTCGCCGGTCCAGCCGATCATGTACATGTCGAAGCCGGGTTCCTTGTTGCGGTCTTCCAGGTACTTGGCCCAGTCCTCGGTCTTCAGGTTCACCTTGATGCCAATGGCGCTCAGGTCAGCGGCAATCGCTTCGGCAATCGGCTTGGGCGTGGGGAAGTACGGGCGGCTCACCGGCATGTACCACAGGTCCAGGGTAAAGCCGTTGGGGTAGCCGGCGTCGGCCAACATCTTCTTGGCGGCCTGCGGATCAAACTTGTAGTCGGCGGGCACCTTGGGGCTGTTGGCCCAGCTCATCACGGGCGGCAGGAAGCTGGCGTTGCTGACCCCCAGGCCGTTCCAGAAGGCGTCCACGATTTCCTTCTTGTTGATCGCCATGGAGATGGCCTGGCGCACCTTGTCGTTTTTCAGGTACTGGTTGCGGTTGTTCAGCGACACGAAGCCCACGTTGAAGCTGGGGCGCTTGACCGCCACGAGGTTCTTGTCGGCCTGCACGCTCTTGAGGCTGTCGGGGGTGAGGTCGTTGGCGAAATCAATCGTGCCGGCCTTGAGCTCGTTCAGGCGCTGCGACGCGTCCTTGATGGAGCGGATGACCAGCTGGTCCACCTTGGCCTTTTCCCCCCAGTACAGCTTGTTGGGCAGCAGGGTCACGCGGTCCCCGGTGCGCCAGCTCTGGAAGATGAAGGGCCCCGTGCCCACGGGCTTGCTGGCGGGCGTGCCGTACTTGGCGCCCTCTTTCTTGATGGCTGTGGGGCTGGCAATGCCGAAGTACCCGGCGGCCAGCACGTTGGGCAGCACGCTGGAGGGCTTGTTCAGGTCCACGCGCACGGTGGAGTCGTTCACCTTGACGATGTTCTTGATGACGGCCGTGGCGTCGCCCTTGTAGCCGCCGAGCAGCTCACCCATGATCTCGAAGGTGCGGCCCTGGTCACGGAA
It encodes the following:
- a CDS encoding MraY family glycosyltransferase, with protein sequence MDALQALAAQLGIADLRGRGFLSVLITFVTAGLFTWFFIPRLRAFAMQVGWADQPNERRLNKTPLPNAGGLAIYGGFLVSIIVAWALRPIAVDLVNIQVLAILLGATLLVLVGFIDDQYGLSPLSRLVVQTLAAVLLLVNDLRVDLNAIPFMPDLPALINQPLSTLVTILWVVGLTNAVNLLDGVDGVVGGVAFVASFVLLATAAQFPDRAAAVVLLAGLSGAALGYLRHNFNPSRIIMGDAGSTLFGYTLAAVSLLGTLKVSAGASLLVPLIVLALPLLDTTQVVIGRLARGIRNPLRHPDKTHIHHRVLARTASARRTAVILWLVALACGAAGMSLQGLRPEAIGGTVLAAALCLFFVAYRRIRAQNLEDAREGNA
- a CDS encoding YkgJ family cysteine cluster protein; protein product: MTSSASFPDPVAAAVQQAYARYGQQARTWLSGYTQRGGQVYCGAGCTACCTMPIRVSLAEARIMAGTLDAELARAVEAHARAAVANARTAPNEDEYVRRHRLHIGFCPILDRATGGCSRYDARPTRCRDTFSALPARYCAAETWESMGQRERAEYQRVVARTPGTDGELHFIAPLEHLSEPVWEAASRAMRRAWGLEVWGDFWLLTTLAQDERFMAAVQAGDGRRAWQLASGRGLAHRMLLELAPATR
- the wecB gene encoding non-hydrolyzing UDP-N-acetylglucosamine 2-epimerase, with the translated sequence MKQIVLAFGTRPEATKMAPVYTAVQAQSGLHPQILSTGQQRQMLDGALAVFGLTPDRDLNVMTERQTLADLTARIVPQAGRVLREMGADMVLVHGDTTTSFCVALAAFYEGIPVGHVEAGLRSGSLKEPFPEEANRRLTGVLSTLDFAPTPGSRANLQREGKADTGIFVTGQTAVDAVREVAGRVPLRPEWRARVQAGQPLVTVTMHRRENQPMMREMAQALARVAQAHPDHHFIYPVHLSPAVQEAVRPVLSGVPNFELTEPLDYSDMAPLMAASKLLATDSGGLQEEGAALGVPVAVLRNVTERPEGLEAGVLTLAGNDPARLEAVLSGLLDSEATLTAMKMARNPYGDGHAGARIASAIAWHFGLQERPADWR
- a CDS encoding shikimate dehydrogenase, with the translated sequence MPAFDTPLALVGYAPQAARALRDLGLVAVSVPTDDPASVLEACRALRFTGALVHASQQASTFEKVTPDSAARRVGRVDAVAFTAGLHGTFAEADALTDVLHDSGYASRGASAVLLGQHAPDLALALPLARLGFTELGVVAASAPDAERAARDVPAGVRVYPLSRRDPSVTDLAGRADLIVLTGGDLPHGLVQPYHTVIDLTGHANVSGTGASSLDLRPLPLRRLARQLAHATGQRFHPQELEGALHALD
- a CDS encoding ABC transporter permease, whose protein sequence is MGSYLIRRLLRTVLVMLGISLVVFVFVRSIPGDPAVAMLGERATPEAAAALREQLGLNKPWFFNPANPLDAQYPRYMGALLQGDLGAGIKSNIPVLDDLKARFPATAELSVAALLFALLIGMPAGILAALRRNSIWDNLATTISLLGVSMPVFWLGLLLSYFFAVKLGWLPPSGRLGADYDIQPITGFYILDALLRGQTAAAWDALRHLILPAIALGSIPLAIIARITRSSMLDVLGQDYVRTARAKGLPPRSVTLKHALRTALLPVVTVIGLQAGALLGGAVLTETIFSWPGIGSWVYDAISQRDYPIIQGGVIFAALVVSLANLIVDLSYAALDPRIQYN
- a CDS encoding aminoglycoside phosphotransferase family protein, giving the protein MTLRPAPTGDAPPSRFPVLEARYGPLSPMDSGMQSRVYATADGQTVVKVYRNHQGDHCTEAANMRRAGLGAWVLDATEADGVEVLVLRRFPGRPLRRPDLPRALGPLRAQLAALHREPVGTVNLGRVHERLRRFRSALAAYPLGDLFDAVEIPLERGLLAGPAAFCHLDLWHDNILFHPEQGEVLIIDWTKAGPDDPLRDLALLKTGTLDLLPPDESLQAALSFLPDHAPATLTRYRAYLAMTTLHDLYWFLMNEPYEFEGQRDAKVPRARHALARLPA
- a CDS encoding HD domain-containing phosphohydrolase; protein product: MFRRPRTPQPPGSAEARASVPSESPDVTRVIADLLARPTQEGILEGALAYAATLMGGSVQGFAIVRRGQDRVAAVLGYPKTLLGVALGGPWASMRPRVLTDGARELYEGSPPEAAPLLDEAGMKAVTLSLVVPLTVRGRNLGALVLDRTSEGGLPPAAQEAVTKWAAAVAPLMGVLEGREEWRAASRQLTGALVEAVESGEFDALGHAQSVTDLSLKLGRLVGLTEREQEELWYAAMLHDIGKIHGEQGHAQVGANFLHGVPHLAEAMKAVRHHHERWDGQGEPDRLAGEDIPLYARILAVANSAVRMGGPDRVKGQAGKALDPRLVGLLEKLPQ
- a CDS encoding ABC transporter permease → MTTATVPVTKRKQESIFWRRFRRSTPGKVGAIIVALFVLLAVFANVIKPYDPFTEQNRYRLNNKPPSVAALWNKEVAEIYKDPVSGKVNLWAAPFGTADRGVDVMTRVLHGTQISLKVGVVSTVLALILGSLLGVLAGYFGGWLDSVLGYLTDVMLAFPSILLAIGFASIFSSDNPPLLIAGLDRLFALKSPQLVTAMLAVSLVQVPVYLRLARGVVLSVREREFVQAAGALGATQGRMIFRHVLPNSLSPLIVQSALSIATATIEVAALGFLGIGAQPPLPEWGTMISDSRRLYLDAPWTMVFPGLAIFLTVLGFNLLGDGLRDVLDPRSTQ
- the upp gene encoding uracil phosphoribosyltransferase is translated as MVTVVSHPLVQHKLSVMRDVRTGVKEFRELAGELSLLLAYEAMRDLELAPERLSTPITDADFPMLSGKKLALVAILRAGLVMTDAITQLVPAAKVGHIGLYRDPETLAPVAYYNKLPADIAERRVFLTDPMLATGGSASAAIAFLKEAGATTIKLMCILAAPEGIAVIERDHPDVEIVVAAVDSHLNDHGYIVPGLGDAGDRIYGTK
- a CDS encoding GGDEF domain-containing protein yields the protein MQREASGGVSLSERQQRDFMSALALLAVLMQAATSLHLHAQPDQWPRALQADLGLGFALTLLVLTRVRALALGTLQKLVVGAVALWLVLNLASVIRTARPITSGVLIHMVLLALFAYTWLPARGAALLVGPAYVLLVLAATFSRAPDVPGLLLTGLVLPLTWYLTVHGRVVSGERARGVRLAALAATDPLTGCLNRRAGHSELLALAEQWAARPERLSVALCDLDHFKRINDTRGHEQGDEALAQVAQTLRAHLRAGDVVVRWGGEEFLLVLADLSPSEARAVLERALRGVRALQLAPGLGVTLSAGHATLAEAPEITALLRLADQRLFAAKGAGRDQLHSGQTTVTHAAHPPG